ATACAAGCATAACCAAACTAATATATGAAATACATTCGAATAAGACTTATGTACGATGCATTTAAACCCAGAGTATTTTTGGAGAAAAAAACTCAACATAGTAATTATGCATAGTGGGAATTGATTTTGAACTTGAACGTGATATAgcactaaaatttaaaatttataccaataaatagaaatttataaggtataaaataaaatgattattaaataaATACACATATATGTAGGAATTGAATCTACACAAGTGACGTGATAAGAAGGgtaagtaaatataataaataattaggtAATAGAAGCTAAGAGTTGCCCTGTATTAAAGGGTAAGTAGAGGTTTGACTAGGAAGCGAAAGGAGCCCTATGAGGGATGCCTTTTCTTCTCCTGGAATTAAAATGAGGAGGCGTGGATGCCGAAGATGTATACATTTCTTGTGGGCTTCTTTCACGCAATTCTTCATCATCTCCTTGTTGTTTTGATGCCAATCTTGTGGCCGTAATTCCTTCTCTTCTTTGTTTCATTGCTTCTTCCTCATTCTTCGTGTTGCTTCCAACCACAAAGCTCGTGTCCCCCTTTTTCCTTATTCCTACAAGCTGTATTATTTTAAACCCATAATCTATTCACCTTTTACCTataaccgatttcttcttttttttttcttttcaaaaatggcaaaattcaaatttaaggaTTTATTTTAGATGGTTTAACCATGCCCTTATATGACTATAGTCTGGAGGAAAATTGGTGAAAATAGATGTGTTTATTAGTTAGGTGTTGGATTTCTTACTTGATGTTTTGACTCTATCAATCATGAATCGATATCATAAAAATGGAATGATATTGGTTTATCCTAATCCCATATGCACATGGCAAAAACGTGACCAACATTTGAggggaaaatgagagaaaaaataaCTCCGGTTGCCTTAAAATATGATATCTAGCAAGTTTACCATAATCCCAAATGCATATGGCAAAAATGTGAGAAAGATTTAAggggaaaaaaatgaaagaaaaattattcGGATTCAACCCCAATTGGTTCATGGGTTAATAAAGTCAACAGGTTTGAGATTCAAACTTGAACTAACCTTGCAACCCAAAGAACAGAAACGAAAGGGATCCAAAAGGCTCCTGCTACAAATTTCACACAAATAAGAAACCCctttgctgctgctgctgctactACTAATCTTTGGTTGGGGTCTCTCATTTAGGAAAAGAACTCTAGCACTGTTGATCACATATGTTTGCACTCCACTTATATCCAATACCTTTTGAATTTCCGCAACTCTTACAACATCATGATATGATGACCGTCTGATCTGCATTCATCTCATCATCTCAAGACCACAAAGATTATATACATCTGAAATGACCAAGATTATATATTATCTGTTGCAATACCTGAATTACAAGATGATCTTTGTGCCTTGAGGACCGGCAATAAAAGCAAAAGGCGTCGTCCATGCAATCAAGGCAATACATATTACATTCGTTTCGCGGTGTGTCTCGGTGTCTGGAGCAGATGGTGAAGAATGCAGTCGATAACAGTGATTCAAGCCATGGCGGTACCATCATTTCTCCCTGTAATTTCATTTTGCAGTGTAAACCATCAATGAAtccaaaaagaaatgaaatgggcaatttttttttttttttgtaaaataagaATCAAAGTTAAGTTCTCATTACCATCATTAACAAAGACGATTAAAtgcgaagaagaagaagaagagagaaaaggggTTTTGAAAGAAGGTGAAAATGAAACATaagaaacatcaataaaacaATCCAGGATTAATTAAAAGGTAAAGGGTGGACCGAGAAAGGCACATAAAAAATGTGTAGAAGGCTTAATAGTGTAACGGTTTGGATTAAAAGATGGTAGGTTAAAGTGGGTTTTTGACCGTTGGATATGTGTGAAGgggataaaaaaaaatattaaaggtcTCTTTTTATGAGCTTACGCAATACTTTGGTTCTTCCTTGCGTCTCTTTGTAAGTGACTACAAAATTGGTGTATTGCACTTGGGCGGGTCAAGCCCCTTTATAAGAAAAACATAAAATAGTCACGGGTTAATTTgataattctaaaataaaataaaggtttcTAACCCAGTTAATCCTACCTCCAAGCTATAGATGGTTTATCAATCAAGTCctttaattattaaaatcatcAATAACATGTCAAATGttctaaaaaataagtaaaatgttACCTcacaaaaataaagtaaaattgaaaaaagaaagagTGTATGATAAATCTTTTGTAAAAGCTtcgaaaaatttcaaaattaatatctTTAGAATATCCATTTttacaacatttttttttaaacttttcttttcaaattaatgtttaaatttatGGTTTTAGTAATGGAAAGATATTATTGATATAACTTCGataatttaaatatgtatttagaatgttttaaagtttgaagATAAATTTAGAATAAAGGATATAATACAAAGATATCTGGTgcaattaactcaaaataaaataatggctagtgaatttattttaaattttatttgaaatacattttaaaaaaatttagatgatttctcatttattattatgaaattttattcggTAAGAGTATAAAACATTAAtccatgtattttatttttaaaaaaattgaaatccagtatataattaaatttgataatttttagggataaattttaaaattatacatgaatttcagtctaatatgtaattttatatataaactttgattttgtgcatttttatacatgaaattttgatttgattcaattctcaaAAATTTTTAACACAGTTATTGAAATaccattattttatgtttatatattgcatatggAAATGATTATATTTAtcccatataaaaataaattgatttatttatttcttcaattgtgtatgattgaa
The Gossypium hirsutum isolate 1008001.06 chromosome A07, Gossypium_hirsutum_v2.1, whole genome shotgun sequence genome window above contains:
- the LOC107912974 gene encoding protein RGF1 INDUCIBLE TRANSCRIPTION FACTOR 1: MMGEMMVPPWLESLLSTAFFTICSRHRDTPRNECNMYCLDCMDDAFCFYCRSSRHKDHLVIQIRRSSYHDVVRVAEIQKVLDISGVQTYVINSARVLFLNERPQPKISSSSSSSKGVSYLCEICSRSLLDPFRFCSLGCKLVGIRKKGDTSFVVGSNTKNEEEAMKQRREGITATRLASKQQGDDEELRERSPQEMYTSSASTPPHFNSRRRKGIPHRAPFAS